One Antennarius striatus isolate MH-2024 chromosome 17, ASM4005453v1, whole genome shotgun sequence genomic window carries:
- the tdh2 gene encoding L-threonine dehydrogenase 2 isoform X1, whose protein sequence is MQQGVRVWEPTAAVLGLFCRGRLGRMQILAGRSWSCLPREMSRWSSRETSNPPPPQENPRVLITGGLGQLGVGLAQILRKRYGTENVILSDIKKPPPNIYSSGPFVYADVLDYKLLRELIVNNRITWLVHYSALLSAVGEANVALARKINITGLHNVLDLALENCLRIFVPSTIGAFGPSSPRDPAPDLCVQRPRTIYGVSKVHGELMGEYLHHKYGLDFRCLRYPGVISVNTTPGGGTTDYAVQIFHDALSTGHHECYLRPNTRLPMMHISDCHRATVEFMQAPECQLSLRTYNIAAMSFTPEEVAEEIRKHLPHLKVTYNPDSIRQTIADSWPVRFDDSNARRDWGWAPAFGLEELVSDMLGSIRDKRTDEGLPVS, encoded by the exons atgcagcagggtGTTCGGGTCTGGGAGCCCACTGCCGCTGTGCTGGGCCTGTTTTGCCGAGGTCGTCTTGGCAGGATGCAGATCTTGGCAGGTCGCAGCTGGAGCTGTTTGCCCAGGGAGATGAGCAGGTGGAGCAGCAGGGAGACCAGCAACCCCCCACCTCCTCAAGAGAACCCCCGCGTCCTCATCACAG gcGGTCTTGGGCAGTTAGGTGTGGGACTTGCACAGATATTAAG GAAACGGTATGGAACAGAGAATGTGATCCTGTCAGACATTAAGAAGCCTCCACCAAATATTTACAGCAGTG GTCCATTTGTTTACGCTGATGTGCTGGACTACAAGCTCCTCCGAGAGCTCATTGTAAATAATCGCATCACTTGGCTGGTGCACTACAGTGCTCTACTTAGTGCTGTTGGTGAGGCAAACGTGGCTTTGGCACGCAAGATCAACATCACAG GCCTTCATAATGTGCTGGACTTGGCTCTAGAGAACTGCCTGCGCATCTTTGTCCCTAGCACCATTGGAGCGTTTGGCCCCTCTTCTCCACGTGACCCGGCACCTGACCTCTGTGTCCAACGACCTCGAACAATCTACGGCGTGTCCAAAGTGCATGGAGAGCTGATGGGGGAG TATCTCCATCATAAATATGGTCTGGACTTTCGCTGCTTACGCTACCCAGGAGTTATTTCAGTTAACACAACTCCTGGAGGAGGAACAACCG ACTATGCAGTTCAAATCTTCCATGATGCTCTCAGCACAGGCCACCACGAGTGCTACCTACGTCCCAACACCCgtcttcccatgatgcacatcTCGGACTGCCATCGTGCGACGGTGGAGTTCATGCAGGCCCCAGAGTGCCAGCTCTCGCTTCGTACCTACAACATCGCTGCCATGAGCTTCACTCCAGAAGAGGTGGCCGAGGAGATTCGCAAACATCTCCCTCACCTCAAGGTCACCTACAATCCAGACTCAATCCGCCAGACCATCG CAGACAGCTGGCCTGTGAGGTTCGATGACTCCAATGCCAGGAGAGATTGGGGTTGGGCGCCGGCTTTCGGGCTCGAAGAGCTGGTCTCAGACATGCTGGGCTCCATTCGAGACAAGAGGACAGATGAGGGTTTACCAGTCAGCTAG
- the tdh2 gene encoding L-threonine dehydrogenase 2 isoform X2, with translation MQQGVRVWEPTAAVLGLFCRGRLGRMQILAGRSWSCLPREMSRWSSRETSNPPPPQENPRVLITGGLGQLGVGLAQILRKRYGTENVILSDIKKPPPNIYSSGPFVYADVLDYKLLRELIVNNRITWLVHYSALLSAVGEANVALARKINITGLHNVLDLALENCLRIFVPSTIGAFGPSSPRDPAPDLCVQRPRTIYGVSKVHGELMGEYLHHKYGLDFRCLRYPGVISVNTTPGGGTTDYAVQIFHDALSTGHHECYLRPNTRLPMMHISDCHRATVEFMQAPECQLSLRTYNIAAMSFTPEEVAEEIRKHLPHLKQTAGL, from the exons atgcagcagggtGTTCGGGTCTGGGAGCCCACTGCCGCTGTGCTGGGCCTGTTTTGCCGAGGTCGTCTTGGCAGGATGCAGATCTTGGCAGGTCGCAGCTGGAGCTGTTTGCCCAGGGAGATGAGCAGGTGGAGCAGCAGGGAGACCAGCAACCCCCCACCTCCTCAAGAGAACCCCCGCGTCCTCATCACAG gcGGTCTTGGGCAGTTAGGTGTGGGACTTGCACAGATATTAAG GAAACGGTATGGAACAGAGAATGTGATCCTGTCAGACATTAAGAAGCCTCCACCAAATATTTACAGCAGTG GTCCATTTGTTTACGCTGATGTGCTGGACTACAAGCTCCTCCGAGAGCTCATTGTAAATAATCGCATCACTTGGCTGGTGCACTACAGTGCTCTACTTAGTGCTGTTGGTGAGGCAAACGTGGCTTTGGCACGCAAGATCAACATCACAG GCCTTCATAATGTGCTGGACTTGGCTCTAGAGAACTGCCTGCGCATCTTTGTCCCTAGCACCATTGGAGCGTTTGGCCCCTCTTCTCCACGTGACCCGGCACCTGACCTCTGTGTCCAACGACCTCGAACAATCTACGGCGTGTCCAAAGTGCATGGAGAGCTGATGGGGGAG TATCTCCATCATAAATATGGTCTGGACTTTCGCTGCTTACGCTACCCAGGAGTTATTTCAGTTAACACAACTCCTGGAGGAGGAACAACCG ACTATGCAGTTCAAATCTTCCATGATGCTCTCAGCACAGGCCACCACGAGTGCTACCTACGTCCCAACACCCgtcttcccatgatgcacatcTCGGACTGCCATCGTGCGACGGTGGAGTTCATGCAGGCCCCAGAGTGCCAGCTCTCGCTTCGTACCTACAACATCGCTGCCATGAGCTTCACTCCAGAAGAGGTGGCCGAGGAGATTCGCAAACATCTCCCTCACCTCAAG CAGACAGCTGGCCTGTGA
- the zgc:154055 gene encoding myotubularin-related protein 9-like isoform X2, with amino-acid sequence MEFSEHIKTANVEDVVLRQPLQPPARGTLCVTGHHLLFSDREECASRQVLLLIRNIDAIEKRLSGSSGTITIKCKDLRVLQLDIPGMERCLNIAHSIETLSCLDRVSEMYPFFYRPPDLSLQDQWGISSPEQHYKQTKELHNSWRLSSVNRDYSVCPSYPQTVIVPKNIDDDVLKKSAKFRQGGRFPVLCYYHRKNGAVIMRSSQPLTGANRKRCWEDEQLLHAVIEGSDKGYIIDTRSSQQAQQNRMAGGGFESKSSYSRWKRLHRQMERGKALQESLIKLVEALGDASHNMDRWLSKLDNSKWLSHVQMALLTAGLLAECVERDGHSVLVHGSEGTDCSLLISTLAQLIMDPCCRSLEGFLALLEREWVQAGHPFQQRCGHSAYSHTRPQQESPVFLLLLDCVWQLWNQFPLALGFSEALLLRLATEAYASDYGTFLCNNHQERWALAVTENTHCLFQALLRPREREYYSNSLHEHTELAIWPSVHPQSLQLWKGFFLRWTQQGRQLQEAQEEIRTMVMTLGKLALS; translated from the exons ATGGAGTTTTCCGAGCACATAAAGACAGCCAACGTGGAGGATGTTGTGCTCCGACAGCCGCTCCAGCCGCCGGCCAGAGGCACCCTGTGCGTCACCGGCCACCACCTGCTCTTCTCGGACAGGGAGGAATGCGCCTCCCGGCAGGTCTTACTGCTCATCAGAAACATAGACGCCATCGAGAAAAG gctatCTGGCTCTTCAGGGACGATCACCATTAAGTGTAAAGATCTGCGTGTGCTACAGCTTGACATCCCAGGCATGGAGCGATGTCTCAACATTGCACACTCTATTGAG ACCCTGTCCTGCCTGGATCGGGTGTCGGAAATGTACCCTTTCTTTTACAGACCCCCTGACCTCAGCCTGCAGGACCAGTGGGGGATCTCGTCCCCCGAGCAGCACTACAAGCAAACGAAGGAGCTC CATAACAGCTGGAGACTGAGTTCTGTGAACAGAGACTACTCAGTGTGTCCTTCTTACCCTCAAACAGTCATCGTCCCCAAGAacattgatgatgatgtgctGAAGAAGTCGGCCAAATTCCGACAGGGCGGACGCTTCCCTGTGCTCTGCTACTACCACAGGAAGAATGGCGCG GTAATTATGCGCAGCAGTCAGCCACTGACTGGAGCCAATAGAAAGCGCTGCTGGGAGGATGAACAACTCCTCCATGCTGTGATCGAGGGTTCTGACAAAGGTTACATCATCGACACTCGCTCCAGCCAGCAGGCGCAGCAAAACCGCATGGCAGGAGGAGGGTTTGAGTCCAAATCGTCTTATAGCCGCTGGAAGAGGCTGCACAGACAGATGGAAag GGGTAAAGCTTTGCAAGAGAGCCTCATCAAACTGGTGGAGGCCTTAGGTGATGCATCCCATAATATGGACCGCTGGCTCAGTAAGCTTGATAATTCAAAGTGGCTTTCTCACGTCCAAATGGCTCTGTTGACCGCTGGTCTGCTAGCAGAGTGTGTGGAGAG GGACGGTCATTCGGTTCTGGTTCACGGCTCTGAAGGGACCGACTGCTCATTGCTCATCAGCACTCTGGCTCAGCTCATCATGGATCCATGCTGCCGCTCACTGGAGGGCTTCCTGGCTTTGTTGGAGAGGGAGTGGGTTCAG GCGGGACACCCTTTCCAGCAGCGTTGTGGCCACTCGGCCTACTCCCACACCCGCCCCCAGCAAGAGTCACCggtcttcctgctgctgctggactgtGTGTGGCAGCTGTGGAATCAGTTCCCCCTAGCGCTGGGCTTCTCTGAGGCGCTGCTCCTCAGGCTGGCAACTGAGGCCTATGCGTCCGACTACGGTACCTTCCTGTGTAACAACCATCAAGAGAG gTGGGCTCTGGCAGTGACAGAGAACACTCACTGTTTGTTCCAGGCCCTGCTGAGGCCCAGGGAGAGAGAATACTACTCCAACTCTCTACATGAACACACTGAGCTGGCCATTTGGCCCTCGGTCCACCCTCAGTCCCTGCAGCTTTGGAAAG GTTTTTTTCTGAGGTGGACCCAGCAGGGCCGTCAGCTTCAGGAGGCTCAGGAGGAAATAAGGACCATGGTCATGACGTTGGGGAAGTTGGCTCTCAGTTGA
- the zgc:154055 gene encoding myotubularin-related protein 9-like isoform X1, giving the protein MEFSEHIKTANVEDVVLRQPLQPPARGTLCVTGHHLLFSDREECASRQVLLLIRNIDAIEKSVENLSVYSAQFSKAGCGERLSGSSGTITIKCKDLRVLQLDIPGMERCLNIAHSIETLSCLDRVSEMYPFFYRPPDLSLQDQWGISSPEQHYKQTKELHNSWRLSSVNRDYSVCPSYPQTVIVPKNIDDDVLKKSAKFRQGGRFPVLCYYHRKNGAVIMRSSQPLTGANRKRCWEDEQLLHAVIEGSDKGYIIDTRSSQQAQQNRMAGGGFESKSSYSRWKRLHRQMERGKALQESLIKLVEALGDASHNMDRWLSKLDNSKWLSHVQMALLTAGLLAECVERDGHSVLVHGSEGTDCSLLISTLAQLIMDPCCRSLEGFLALLEREWVQAGHPFQQRCGHSAYSHTRPQQESPVFLLLLDCVWQLWNQFPLALGFSEALLLRLATEAYASDYGTFLCNNHQERWALAVTENTHCLFQALLRPREREYYSNSLHEHTELAIWPSVHPQSLQLWKGFFLRWTQQGRQLQEAQEEIRTMVMTLGKLALS; this is encoded by the exons ATGGAGTTTTCCGAGCACATAAAGACAGCCAACGTGGAGGATGTTGTGCTCCGACAGCCGCTCCAGCCGCCGGCCAGAGGCACCCTGTGCGTCACCGGCCACCACCTGCTCTTCTCGGACAGGGAGGAATGCGCCTCCCGGCAGGTCTTACTGCTCATCAGAAACATAGACGCCATCGAGAAAAG tgtGGAAAACCTGTCGGTCTATTCGGCCCAGTTCTCTAAAGCAGGTTGCGGTGAAAG gctatCTGGCTCTTCAGGGACGATCACCATTAAGTGTAAAGATCTGCGTGTGCTACAGCTTGACATCCCAGGCATGGAGCGATGTCTCAACATTGCACACTCTATTGAG ACCCTGTCCTGCCTGGATCGGGTGTCGGAAATGTACCCTTTCTTTTACAGACCCCCTGACCTCAGCCTGCAGGACCAGTGGGGGATCTCGTCCCCCGAGCAGCACTACAAGCAAACGAAGGAGCTC CATAACAGCTGGAGACTGAGTTCTGTGAACAGAGACTACTCAGTGTGTCCTTCTTACCCTCAAACAGTCATCGTCCCCAAGAacattgatgatgatgtgctGAAGAAGTCGGCCAAATTCCGACAGGGCGGACGCTTCCCTGTGCTCTGCTACTACCACAGGAAGAATGGCGCG GTAATTATGCGCAGCAGTCAGCCACTGACTGGAGCCAATAGAAAGCGCTGCTGGGAGGATGAACAACTCCTCCATGCTGTGATCGAGGGTTCTGACAAAGGTTACATCATCGACACTCGCTCCAGCCAGCAGGCGCAGCAAAACCGCATGGCAGGAGGAGGGTTTGAGTCCAAATCGTCTTATAGCCGCTGGAAGAGGCTGCACAGACAGATGGAAag GGGTAAAGCTTTGCAAGAGAGCCTCATCAAACTGGTGGAGGCCTTAGGTGATGCATCCCATAATATGGACCGCTGGCTCAGTAAGCTTGATAATTCAAAGTGGCTTTCTCACGTCCAAATGGCTCTGTTGACCGCTGGTCTGCTAGCAGAGTGTGTGGAGAG GGACGGTCATTCGGTTCTGGTTCACGGCTCTGAAGGGACCGACTGCTCATTGCTCATCAGCACTCTGGCTCAGCTCATCATGGATCCATGCTGCCGCTCACTGGAGGGCTTCCTGGCTTTGTTGGAGAGGGAGTGGGTTCAG GCGGGACACCCTTTCCAGCAGCGTTGTGGCCACTCGGCCTACTCCCACACCCGCCCCCAGCAAGAGTCACCggtcttcctgctgctgctggactgtGTGTGGCAGCTGTGGAATCAGTTCCCCCTAGCGCTGGGCTTCTCTGAGGCGCTGCTCCTCAGGCTGGCAACTGAGGCCTATGCGTCCGACTACGGTACCTTCCTGTGTAACAACCATCAAGAGAG gTGGGCTCTGGCAGTGACAGAGAACACTCACTGTTTGTTCCAGGCCCTGCTGAGGCCCAGGGAGAGAGAATACTACTCCAACTCTCTACATGAACACACTGAGCTGGCCATTTGGCCCTCGGTCCACCCTCAGTCCCTGCAGCTTTGGAAAG GTTTTTTTCTGAGGTGGACCCAGCAGGGCCGTCAGCTTCAGGAGGCTCAGGAGGAAATAAGGACCATGGTCATGACGTTGGGGAAGTTGGCTCTCAGTTGA
- the zgc:154055 gene encoding myotubularin-related protein 9-like isoform X3 — MEFSEHIKTANVEDVVLRQPLQPPARGTLCVTGHHLLFSDREECASRQVLLLIRNIDAIEKSVENLSVYSAQFSKAGCGERPPDLSLQDQWGISSPEQHYKQTKELHNSWRLSSVNRDYSVCPSYPQTVIVPKNIDDDVLKKSAKFRQGGRFPVLCYYHRKNGAVIMRSSQPLTGANRKRCWEDEQLLHAVIEGSDKGYIIDTRSSQQAQQNRMAGGGFESKSSYSRWKRLHRQMERGKALQESLIKLVEALGDASHNMDRWLSKLDNSKWLSHVQMALLTAGLLAECVERDGHSVLVHGSEGTDCSLLISTLAQLIMDPCCRSLEGFLALLEREWVQAGHPFQQRCGHSAYSHTRPQQESPVFLLLLDCVWQLWNQFPLALGFSEALLLRLATEAYASDYGTFLCNNHQERWALAVTENTHCLFQALLRPREREYYSNSLHEHTELAIWPSVHPQSLQLWKGFFLRWTQQGRQLQEAQEEIRTMVMTLGKLALS; from the exons ATGGAGTTTTCCGAGCACATAAAGACAGCCAACGTGGAGGATGTTGTGCTCCGACAGCCGCTCCAGCCGCCGGCCAGAGGCACCCTGTGCGTCACCGGCCACCACCTGCTCTTCTCGGACAGGGAGGAATGCGCCTCCCGGCAGGTCTTACTGCTCATCAGAAACATAGACGCCATCGAGAAAAG tgtGGAAAACCTGTCGGTCTATTCGGCCCAGTTCTCTAAAGCAGGTTGCGGTGAAAG ACCCCCTGACCTCAGCCTGCAGGACCAGTGGGGGATCTCGTCCCCCGAGCAGCACTACAAGCAAACGAAGGAGCTC CATAACAGCTGGAGACTGAGTTCTGTGAACAGAGACTACTCAGTGTGTCCTTCTTACCCTCAAACAGTCATCGTCCCCAAGAacattgatgatgatgtgctGAAGAAGTCGGCCAAATTCCGACAGGGCGGACGCTTCCCTGTGCTCTGCTACTACCACAGGAAGAATGGCGCG GTAATTATGCGCAGCAGTCAGCCACTGACTGGAGCCAATAGAAAGCGCTGCTGGGAGGATGAACAACTCCTCCATGCTGTGATCGAGGGTTCTGACAAAGGTTACATCATCGACACTCGCTCCAGCCAGCAGGCGCAGCAAAACCGCATGGCAGGAGGAGGGTTTGAGTCCAAATCGTCTTATAGCCGCTGGAAGAGGCTGCACAGACAGATGGAAag GGGTAAAGCTTTGCAAGAGAGCCTCATCAAACTGGTGGAGGCCTTAGGTGATGCATCCCATAATATGGACCGCTGGCTCAGTAAGCTTGATAATTCAAAGTGGCTTTCTCACGTCCAAATGGCTCTGTTGACCGCTGGTCTGCTAGCAGAGTGTGTGGAGAG GGACGGTCATTCGGTTCTGGTTCACGGCTCTGAAGGGACCGACTGCTCATTGCTCATCAGCACTCTGGCTCAGCTCATCATGGATCCATGCTGCCGCTCACTGGAGGGCTTCCTGGCTTTGTTGGAGAGGGAGTGGGTTCAG GCGGGACACCCTTTCCAGCAGCGTTGTGGCCACTCGGCCTACTCCCACACCCGCCCCCAGCAAGAGTCACCggtcttcctgctgctgctggactgtGTGTGGCAGCTGTGGAATCAGTTCCCCCTAGCGCTGGGCTTCTCTGAGGCGCTGCTCCTCAGGCTGGCAACTGAGGCCTATGCGTCCGACTACGGTACCTTCCTGTGTAACAACCATCAAGAGAG gTGGGCTCTGGCAGTGACAGAGAACACTCACTGTTTGTTCCAGGCCCTGCTGAGGCCCAGGGAGAGAGAATACTACTCCAACTCTCTACATGAACACACTGAGCTGGCCATTTGGCCCTCGGTCCACCCTCAGTCCCTGCAGCTTTGGAAAG GTTTTTTTCTGAGGTGGACCCAGCAGGGCCGTCAGCTTCAGGAGGCTCAGGAGGAAATAAGGACCATGGTCATGACGTTGGGGAAGTTGGCTCTCAGTTGA
- the fam167b gene encoding protein FAM167B translates to MDFKEFGDESSDGDAEDLDNVKALTEKLKLQTRRPSYLEWQERVQNRPWTESLTDEDSERQVSFPAAQRSDQSELAVRNICGFDTIDDALEFLRKELREMQLQDNRLARQLIRLRGEIHRLKVEQVCNRHKEMLDDASFELEECGEESDLLCDIPMKAAFALSTPLKHLGLTKMNINSRRFSLC, encoded by the exons ATGGATTTTAAGGAGTTTGGAGACGAGTCCTCCGACGGGGACGCGGAGGATCTGGACAACGTGAAGGCTCTGACAGAGAAGCTGAAGCTCCAGACGCGCAGACCGTCCTATCTGGAGTGGCAGGAGCGGGTCCAGAACCGACCCTGGACCGAGAGCCTCACGGACGAAGATTCTGAAAGACAAGTTTCTTTTCCTGCAGCGCAGAGAAGTGACCAATCGGAGCTGGCTGTGCGCAACATCTGTGGCTTTGACACGATCGATGACGCCTTGGAGTTTTTAAGGAAAGAGCTG AGAGAGATGCAGCTTCAGGACAACCGTCTGGCCCGTCAGCTGATCCGTCTGCGTGGGGAGATCCACCGACTGAAGGTGGAGCAGGTGTGTAACCGCCACAAAGAGATGCTGGACGACGCATCGTTCGAGCTGGAGGAGTGTGGAGAGGAGTCGGACCTGCTGTGCGACATCCCCATGAAGGCCGCCTTCGCCCTGTCCACTCCGCTCAAACACCTGGGCCTCACCAAGATGAACATCAACTCCAGGCGCTTCTCACTGTGTTGA
- the lck gene encoding tyrosine-protein kinase Lck — protein MGCNCSSDYSDSDWMENFDDMCEHCNCPIAPESCNPYTKQLIQIQPSQHSPPMSPLQDNLVEAIYSYEPNHDGDLGFEKGDKLRIINKEDLEWYLAESLTTGQQGYIPYNFVAMTTVETEPWFFKNISRNDAMRLLLAPGNTQGSFLIRESETTPGSYSLSIRDLDQNTGEGVKHYRIRNMDNGGFYITAKISFNSLRELVQHHSRDSDGLCTKLMKPCQSRVPQKPWWQDEWEIPRESLKLERKLGAGQFGDVWMGVYNNERRVAIKSLKIGTMSVEAFLTEANMMKNLQHPRLVRLFAVVTQQPIFIVTEYMENGSLVDYLKTTAGSSLPMNTLIDMASQVADGMAFIEAKNYIHRDLRAANILVSHELICKIADFGLARVIEDNEYTAREGAKFPIKWTAPEAINYGTFSIKSDVWSFGILLTEIVTYGRIPYPGMSNPEVIQNLERNYRMPKPDNCSDGLYNIMCLCWRENPDDRPTFEYLRSVLEDFFTATEKQYQE, from the exons ATGGGATGTAACTGCAGTTCGGACTATTCAGACAGCGACTGGATGGAGAACTTTGATGACATGTGTGAACACTGTAACTGTCCCATAGCTCCCGAGTCATGTAATCCA TACACAAAGCAGCTGATTCAAATTCAACCATCGCAGCATTCGCCTCCGATGTCTCCCCTACAAG ACAACCTTGTGGAGGCTATATACAGCTATGAACCCAACCATGATGGAGACCTGGGCTTTGAGAAGGGAGACAAACTCAGGATCATCAATAA GGAAGATCTAGAATGGTACTTGGCTGAGTCTCTCACCACAGGCCAGCAGGGCTACATCCCATACAACTTTGTTGCAATGACAACAGTGGAGACAGAACC GTGGTTCTTTAAAAACATCTCGAGAAATGACGCCATGAGGCTCCTCCTCGCTCCTGGAAATACTCAGGGCTCTTTCCTAATCCGAGAGAGTGAGACAACCCCAG GTTCATACTCCTTGTCAATCCGGGACTTGGACCAAAACACTGGCGAGGGCGTCAAGCACTACAGAATCCGCAACATGGACAACGGCGGCTTCTACATCACCGCCAAGATATCCTTCAACTCACTGAGGGAGCTGGTCCAGCATCACTCAC GTGATTCAGATGGCCTGTGCACAAAACTGATGAAGCCGTGTCAGTCAAGGGTCCCGCAGAAGCCCTGGTGGCAGGATGAGTGGGAAATTCCACGAGAATCCCTGAAGTTGGAGCGCAAACTTGGAGCTGGACAGTTTGGAGACGTTTGGATGG GTGTCTACAACAATGAGAGGAGGGTCGCTATCAAGAGCCTAAAGATTGGCACGATGTCAGTGGAAGCTTTCCTGACAGAGGCCAACATGATGAAGAACCTGCAGCATCCACGCCTTGTTCGCCTCTTTGCCGTTGTTACACAACAGCCAATTTTTATTGTGACAGAGTACATGGAAAACG GTAGCCTTGTGGATTACCTAAAAACAACGGCAGGAAGCAGTTTGCCCATGAACACTCTTATAGACATGGCATCTCAG GTGGCTGACGGCATGGCCTTCATCGAGGCAAAAAATTACATCCATCGAGACTTGAGAGCAGCCAACATTTTAGTGTCTCATGAACTCATCTGCAAGATCGCGGACTTCGGACTGGCAAGAGTGATTGAGGACAATGAATACACAGCAAGAGAGG GTGCAAAGTTCCCCATCAAATGGACTGCCCCGGAGGCTATTAACTACGGCACCTTTTCTATAAAATCAGATGTGTGGTCATTTGGGATCCTCCTGACAGAAATAGTGACATATGGACGTATTCCATACCCTG GTATGTCTAACCCAGAGGTAATCCAAAACCTGGAGCGGAACTACAGAATGCCTAAGCCTGACAACTGTTCAGATGGCCTTTATAACATCATGTGTTTATGCTGGAGGGAAAACCCGGACGACAGGCCCACCTTCGAGTACCTGAGAAGTGTTCTGGAAGATTTCTTCACTGCCACAGAGAAGCAGTACCAGGAGTAG